The window agagcaggggctaaggggtccctgaaccggtgtagactggcttatgcagaattgggcacatctgtgcccaacaaagcatttccagaggctgggggaggctactcctcccctgccttcacaccattttccaaagggagagggtgtaacaccctctctcagaggaagtcctttgttctgccatcctgggacaagcctggcttgcccccaggggggcagaaacctgtctgaggggttggcagcagcagcagctgcagtgaaaccccaggaaaggcagtttggcagtaccacggtctgtgctaccgaccactgggatcatggaattgtaccaacaatgccaggatggcatagagggggcaattccatgatcttagacatgttacatggccatattcggagttaccattgtgaagctacatataggtagtgacctatatgtagtgcacgcgtgtaatggtgtccccgcactcacaaagtccggggaatttgccctgaacaatgtgggggcaccttggctagtgccagggtgccctcacactaagtaactttgcacctaacctttaccaggtaaaggttagacatataggtgacttataagttacttaagtgcagtgtaaaatggctgtgaaataacgtggacgttatttcactcaggctgcagtggcaggcctgtgtaagaattgtcagagctccctatgggtggcaaaagaaatgctgcagcccatagggatctcctggaaccccaataccctgggtaccttagtaccatatactagggaattataagggtgttccagtaagccaatgtaaattggtaaattggtcactagcctgttagtgacaatttggaaagaaatgagagagcataaccactgaggttctgattagcagagcctcagtgagacagttagtcactacacaggtaacacattcaggcacacttatgagcactggggccctggagaacagggtcccagtgacacatacaactaaaacaacatatatacagtgaaaaatgggggtaacatgccaggcaagatggtactttcctacactcattatTTCATGGACATTCAGAGCCAAGTCAGCGGCCCTGTCCACCTCCTGCAGGCTATCAAAAATCTCAGATGGCCAATCACTCATCACCAGCTAGAAATTAGGGACCAGAGACAACTGATGTGCCAGACTCCAGTCTCCAAACAGAACACCCCAGACAGGTTCCTCACCTCAGGGAGCAGGACTTTGACTGCTATGTCGAGGGTCGCACCATGACAGTAGAAGAACAATACAACCTGGACAAACAACTCCAGATTTCCACACGGCTGCATCCTTAAAAAAGAAACACTGTTTAACACTTTGAACATATTTAACAATCAATACTAGCTAACACTGGAGCATGCACTGTCTCTTCCTCATTAACCACTCTACAATGACTTTCAAAGAGGAGGACAATATACCCTGAAGAATGAACAAAAATCCCATACATATCTTCTGGGAGTAATGAGGGCTTGTCACTGAGATGCCTAAGACGTGCCCCCTGAACTTAAATTCACCATAGATGTATATAAATGTAATGGTTGAAGAAAAGGGAACCTGAAGCCGTAACTCACCAGGGGTCATCATCGGGCTCCCATCCTTCCAACTCAATCAGACAAAAGAAGCAGCGGGCAACATCTGGCTCGTTCATGGTAGGACTGTGCACAAAGCCAGCTTTGGCCATCTGCAAACCAGAGAAGGTatccaatcaatcaaacatttatagagtgtgaCAAATCATCACTGAGAGCCTTGCGGCACTGCACGAAGCTTACAATACACAGCATCTGTTGACCTCAAGATGATCAGGATATCAACCTCTAATTACCATGACCAGGCCGTGGTGACAATAGGTCTATGATCACCAGCTCCAAGCCACAGTCTAAGACCACCACATATGGTAAGTGTGCAGAAAAGTGATCTTAAATGGAAATCATATACAAAGCAGTAATCAAGAAAAAGACACACATCACTGAACAGACCACTCGCACTAACATTGGACGCCCGCTTCTGTGGTAGGAAGGAATGTCAATCAGACGATAGGAAGGGGAACAGTAAGAATCCATTCtggattttgttttgtgtaatGGAATGGAAGGCTAAATTCTTGTGAGTTTCAGTGCAGATAAAGTTACTGACTATTAGGAAGCATGAAAGTTAAATAATTCTTCTAGACCACCACAGAGGATCAGTGCCCTGAACTCATTCCTTAGTGGATGTCCAGAACATGTTCCACGATTCCACGTCCCAGAGCTCTCTGCCCCTAACCTGCTGCTTTACATCTGTGCAGTGATGAGGTGTCGGGGCTGGCCGGGTCTGTagggggtacctaaggtacttgcatcttataccaggtccaggtatcccctatgtaggaggctggactggcttgtagtgagtaccaaggggtacttgcaccttgcaccaggcccagttatcccttattagtgtatagggtgtctagcagcataggctgatagataatggtagcttagcagagcagcttaggctgaactaggagacgtgtgaagctcctacagtaccactagtgtcacttgcacaatatcataagaaaacacaatacacagttatactaaaaataaaggtactttatttttatgacaatatgccaaagtatcttagagtgtaccctcagtgagaggataggaaatatacacaagatatatatacacaatagcaaaaatatgcagtatagtcttagaaaacagtgcaaacaatgtttagttacaataggatgcaatggggacacatagggataggggcaacacaaaccatatactccaaaagtggaatgtgaaccacgaatggaccccaaacctatgtgaccttgtagagggtcgctgggactattagaaaatagtgagagttagaaaaatagccctccctaagaccctgaaaagtgagtgcaaagtgcactcaagttccccaaaagacaaagaaatcgtgatagaggaataatgcaggaaagacacaaaccaacaatgcaacaaatgtggatttccaatctagggtacctgtggaacaaggggaccaagtccaaaagtcacaagcaagtcggagatgggcagatgcccaggaaatgccagctgtgggtgcaaagaagcttctactggacagaagaagctgaggtttctgcaggaacgaaaagggctagagacttcccctttgatggacggatcccccttgccgtcgagagtcgtgcagaagttttttcccgccgaaagaacgccaacaagccttgctagctgcaaatcgtgcggttagcgtttttggacgctgctgaggcccaggagggaccaggaggtcgcaaattggaacagcagagagaggggacgtcgagcaagacaaggaaccctctctgaagccggtagcactcggagaagtgccagaaacaggcactacaaggatgcatgaaacggtgcttgccgaagttgcacaaaggagtcccacgtcgccggagaccaacttagaaagtcgtgcaatgcaggttagagtgccgtggacccaggcttggctgtgcacaaaggatttccgctggaagtgcacaggggacggagtagctgcaaagtcgcggttcccagcaatgcaggccagcgaggtgaggcaaggacttacctccaccaaacttggactgaagagtcactggactgtgggggtcacttggacagagttgctggattcgagggacctcgctcgtcgtgctgagaggagacccaagggaccagtaatgcagctttttggtgcctgcggttgcagggggaagattccgtcgacccacgggagatttcttcggagcttctggtgcagagaggaggcagactacccccacagcatgcacaagcaggaaaacagtcgagaaggcggcaggatcagcgttacagagttgcagtagtcgtctttgctactatgttgcaggtttgcagtcttccagcgcggtcagcagtcgattccttatcagaaggtgaagagagagatgcagaggaactcggctgagctcatgcattcgttatctgaagtttccccagagacagagaccctaaatagccagaaaagagggtttggctacctaggagagaggataggatactaacacctgaaggagcctatcagaaggagtctctgacgtcacctggtggcactggccactcagagcagtccagtgtgccagcagcacctctgtttccaagatggcagaggtctggagcacactggaggagctctggacacctcccaggggaggtgcaggtcaggggagtggtcactcccctttcctttgtccagtttcgcgccagagcaggggctaaggggtccctgaaccggtgtagactggcttatgcagaattgggcacatctgtgcccaacaaagcatatccagaggctgggggaggctactcctcccctgccttcacaccattttccaaagggagagggtgtcacaccctctctcagaggaagttctttgttctgtcatcctggaccaggcctggctggacccaaggagggcagatgcctgtctgaggggttggcagcagcagcagctgcagtgaaaccccaggaagggcagtttggcagtaccagggtctgtgctacagaccactgggatcatggaattgtaccagcaatgccaggatggcatagagggggcaattccatgatcttagacatgttacatggccatattcggagttaccattgtgaagctacatataggtagtgacctatatgtagtgcacgcgtgtaatggtgtccccgcactcacaaagttcagggaattggccctgaacaatgtgggggcaccttggctagccccgggtgccctcacactaagtaactttgcacctaacctttatcaggtaaaggttagacatataggtgacttataagttacttaagtgcagtgtaaaatggctgtgaaataacgtggacgttatttcactcaggctgcagtggcaggcctgtgtaagaattgtcagagctccctatgggtggcaaaagaaatgctgcagcccatagggatctcctggaaccccaataccctgggtacctcagtaccatatactagggaattataagggtgttccagtaagccaatgtaaattggtaaaaatggtcactagcctgttagtgacaatttggaaagaaatgagagagcataaccaccgaggttctgattagcagagcctcattgagacagttagtcactacacaggtaacacattcaggcacacttatgagcactggggccctgggttaccagggtcccagtgacacatacaactaaaacaacatatatacagtgaaaaatgggggtaacatgccaggcaagatggtactttcctacagttgttgaccccggttcgactgcaacgagaaatctaccctcacgggaaatatatcagtCATTCGACGTCTCAATCCTGACTGAAGTCTGAATCTCCTCAccgtcgacctgggtctcttatataccttaaacaagcaggGAAAGAGGTTTCTAGAAAAGCCCTCCCACTCTGTGAAAAGTgttaaaaatgctggctatttcagGTCAGTATTTAAAGAAACACGTTGGACCCCAACACGTTCCCAAGGTGTCTGttccaaaactaaaccgttccctgccgtaccagAAACCCCATCCTAGTACATCCTTACCTTGCTGACTGAatgactcctccacgttatgtactagcccttgatgagaaagaacacacaGAATAAAAACTTGAGCACATTGTAGAACGTGGGCATGGAAAATTACTCACACCTTTTAACGccgcagtggctaatgctaaaataaagtcaataggcatgatGAATCTGGtgttcactaatgtgacggtgtgctactaggctaagtgcaacatggagtcagtggtcaaaacacaaatagaattacagggaccagcaaggcccaggaggactcagcccACAAGGGAGgcccagaggggaccctcagcatcacatagagcccacagaagcacaggcagcacacacgggtcccacaggacggggacacagaaggtgcaaatggagcccatgcagtACTATGAAAAGGAGCCCCGTGCCACAGGAGAGTCGCTCAGGAACTGTGCTGGAGCTACACaaagactgaagaccccttggaagaagagccaacaagccttggcagctgcaaaggaagcagtgcatgggggtactgtcctgtgtgagaaggcaagggcttacctccaccaaagttggaccatctggaccacttccgaccaccacccgtgatgcaggatccatgcagcttagcaggagagaggatccacgcagctagTCGCCATTGCTgtttgtgcctgcagatgcaggggagtgattccttcactccaaaggatattctttcttctttcctgtgcagattgaagatgggctgtcctcagaggatgcacaactggggaaatgttgcaaaagctggaaggagccagagaaacaatgttgcaggcaaagtcttcttCTTTGTttcagattgtcgggtcctgggaagtccaggtgcagtttctttggtcagaagttgaagtaagggatgcagaagaatcctgctggaatcttgcaagctgaaatctgatgaaccacccaaaagagagaccttaaatatccctgaatgggggattggtcacctagctgggttaccacctatcaggagggggctctggcatcacctgcc of the Pleurodeles waltl isolate 20211129_DDA chromosome 2_1, aPleWal1.hap1.20221129, whole genome shotgun sequence genome contains:
- the LOC138258076 gene encoding baculoviral IAP repeat-containing protein 5.1-like; amino-acid sequence: MAKAGFVHSPTMNEPDVARCFFCLIELEGWEPDDDPWMQPCGNLELFVQVVLFFYCHGATLDIAVKVLLPEHKKTKEKIVHFQEELASTTKRLQKYFDAEHGCVVDLEP